In Myxococcus guangdongensis, one genomic interval encodes:
- a CDS encoding metallophosphoesterase, with the protein MDSPARFIVFAVLTGLITVAVHIYLYRRLFADTLEDARWRRVGMGVLTVLGTLLVLSWSVTRFLPMDALFAVATGVWMWMGAALYLLLALWGIGGARALGRRLTGSRVSKADTGRVVAGGVLAVMEGAGSGLEVEVAPAEVNVERRRFLARATAGGALLASGGLTGYGAWRAFHPPVVNEVAVKLPGLPKALDGFTIVHLSDIHVGPVIQRRFMDELVARCNDLRPDLVAITGDLVDGQVASLGPAVAALRELRAGHGTYFVTGNHEYYWDQDAWARALEGMDIQVLRNRHVRIGDAGASFDLVGVDDWSGGHTGVRGYDLEAAVKGREPERAAVLLAHQPSNWRVAAQAGMGLQLSGHTHGGQFFPFTLAVSAIWEHDAGHFQEEGKHLYVSRGTGFWGPPLRVGAPPEIVKVTLLA; encoded by the coding sequence ATGGATTCACCGGCGCGCTTCATCGTCTTCGCGGTGCTCACGGGGCTCATCACCGTGGCCGTCCACATCTACCTGTATCGGCGCCTGTTCGCGGACACGCTGGAGGACGCGAGGTGGCGGCGGGTGGGCATGGGCGTGCTGACGGTGCTGGGCACGTTGCTGGTGTTGTCCTGGTCCGTGACGCGCTTCCTGCCGATGGACGCGTTGTTCGCGGTGGCCACGGGCGTGTGGATGTGGATGGGCGCGGCGCTGTACCTGCTGCTCGCGCTGTGGGGCATCGGCGGTGCGCGGGCGCTGGGGCGCCGACTGACGGGCTCGCGCGTGTCGAAGGCGGACACGGGGCGCGTGGTGGCGGGAGGGGTGCTGGCCGTGATGGAGGGCGCGGGGAGTGGGCTGGAGGTGGAGGTGGCGCCCGCCGAGGTGAACGTGGAGCGGCGGCGGTTCCTCGCGCGGGCCACGGCGGGCGGCGCGTTGCTCGCGTCGGGAGGGCTGACGGGTTACGGGGCGTGGCGTGCGTTCCACCCGCCGGTGGTGAACGAGGTGGCGGTGAAGCTGCCAGGGCTGCCGAAGGCATTGGATGGGTTCACCATCGTCCACCTCAGTGACATCCACGTGGGTCCGGTCATCCAGCGTCGGTTCATGGATGAGCTGGTGGCGCGGTGCAATGACTTGCGTCCGGACCTGGTGGCCATCACCGGAGATTTGGTGGACGGGCAGGTGGCGTCATTGGGGCCCGCGGTGGCGGCGCTGCGGGAGCTCCGGGCGGGGCACGGGACGTACTTCGTGACGGGGAACCACGAGTACTACTGGGACCAGGATGCGTGGGCGCGGGCGTTGGAGGGAATGGACATCCAGGTGCTGCGCAATCGCCATGTGAGGATTGGCGACGCGGGGGCGTCCTTCGATTTGGTGGGTGTGGACGACTGGTCCGGCGGGCACACGGGTGTGCGCGGGTATGATTTGGAGGCGGCGGTGAAGGGGCGCGAGCCGGAGCGGGCGGCGGTGCTGCTGGCGCACCAGCCCTCGAACTGGCGGGTGGCGGCGCAGGCGGGGATGGGATTGCAGTTGTCGGGGCACACGCATGGGGGACAGTTCTTCCCCTTCACGCTCGCGGTGTCCGCCATCTGGGAGCACGACGCGGGACACTTCCAGGAGGAGGGGAAGCACCTGTATGTCAGCCGTGGAACAGGCTTCTGGGGTCCTCCGCTGCGCGTCGGCGCTCCGCCTGAAATCGTGAAGGTGACGCTGCTGGCCTGA
- the sitI6 gene encoding SitI6 family double-CXXCG motif immunity protein, with product MTRYFRLRENKATVTASFDASHKWGLPGVHCPACQTTWATSGLLYPAVDLSQLPERREFEQARPEPFAEFARLRELVRPLAPPNALLLPGTLFGPLVGTASGNFGAFTSLGHLPWVVLKDAFERLQAEGVRGLLGGPTELRFRKKNPPELLELQLEPHGQLHPDCIPPDVPPPCGMCGHRYFRLPDEPILDAASLPSDLDLFRVGNFATVSVVTERFMDAVQRLELSGLTFHELPTR from the coding sequence ATGACCCGGTACTTTCGGCTGCGCGAGAACAAGGCAACCGTCACGGCGAGCTTCGACGCGAGTCACAAGTGGGGCCTTCCTGGCGTCCATTGCCCCGCTTGCCAAACCACCTGGGCTACTTCTGGACTCCTGTACCCGGCCGTAGACCTGTCCCAACTGCCGGAGCGCCGTGAGTTCGAGCAAGCCCGTCCCGAACCCTTCGCCGAATTCGCACGACTCCGAGAGCTGGTGCGCCCTCTCGCGCCACCCAACGCCCTGCTCCTTCCCGGCACGCTGTTCGGCCCGCTCGTGGGCACCGCGTCCGGAAATTTCGGCGCGTTCACATCCCTGGGCCATCTGCCTTGGGTGGTTCTCAAGGATGCCTTCGAGCGCCTCCAGGCCGAAGGAGTCCGAGGCCTCCTCGGCGGCCCCACCGAGCTGCGCTTCCGCAAGAAGAACCCACCGGAGCTGCTGGAGCTCCAGCTCGAGCCCCATGGCCAACTGCATCCGGACTGTATCCCTCCGGATGTGCCCCCTCCGTGCGGAATGTGTGGCCACAGGTACTTCCGCCTCCCAGATGAGCCCATCCTCGACGCCGCCTCGTTGCCCTCGGACCTGGACCTGTTCCGCGTGGGCAACTTCGCGACGGTGAGCGTCGTCACCGAGCGCTTCATGGACGCCGTGCAGCGCCTGGAGCTGTCCGGCCTCACCTTCCACGAGCTGCCCACCCGTTAG
- the sitA6 gene encoding SitA6 family polymorphic toxin lipoprotein encodes MRTRLAVCLSLFAVSWLGCASVAPSVAQEAWEVAETECDASSEDRCVTLLCLGDTCGFYPCESTPGEIELTRFPPSRPPAAAAAPGSGPRRNWGGAQQLPKGWVMTFPNWNGAPSQVIPPSRQLPKGRWEKHHIFPQSRDLAEWFDRQGVKIHHYTMPIPLHVHRRIHDGGARGGAWNDAWREFMANNPGAPPTEIFRFAGELIHRFELVGGPIRPYYQHPGT; translated from the coding sequence ATGCGGACCCGACTCGCCGTCTGCCTTTCGCTGTTCGCCGTCTCCTGGCTGGGCTGCGCCAGCGTCGCGCCCTCCGTGGCACAAGAGGCCTGGGAGGTCGCGGAGACCGAGTGCGATGCTTCGAGTGAAGACCGGTGCGTCACCCTGCTGTGTCTGGGAGACACCTGTGGGTTCTATCCCTGTGAGAGCACGCCCGGCGAAATCGAGCTGACGCGGTTTCCTCCCTCGCGTCCACCTGCCGCCGCGGCGGCTCCGGGCAGTGGACCGAGGAGGAACTGGGGAGGCGCGCAGCAGCTCCCCAAGGGCTGGGTGATGACGTTCCCCAACTGGAACGGCGCTCCCTCGCAGGTCATCCCGCCGTCACGGCAGCTCCCGAAGGGACGTTGGGAGAAGCACCACATCTTTCCCCAGTCTCGAGACCTGGCGGAGTGGTTCGACCGACAGGGTGTGAAGATCCACCACTACACCATGCCCATTCCGCTCCACGTCCACCGACGCATCCATGATGGAGGCGCACGCGGAGGGGCGTGGAATGATGCCTGGCGGGAATTCATGGCAAACAACCCAGGCGCTCCTCCAACGGAGATCTTCCGGTTCGCGGGTGAGTTGATCCACCGGTTTGAACTGGTGGGCGGGCCCATTCGACCCTACTACCAGCATCCCGGGACATGA
- a CDS encoding TetR/AcrR family transcriptional regulator: MGKEPAKRELKQERSARTRVDILEAAITLFAKRGFLATTMADLARAIHMTPGALYWHFPAKEDLLLAAIDELHQRYVIAFGDLFSTYRELPAREQLLAFTRRTHDFLGQHRECGIFFGMLAAEAADSNERVADAIREKLALYSHILSGILRHGQKTGEFRRDFDPVIAAQGIYGGYMGALMFQNLFRSTLDYDPMAAVLDGLLTSGALARKDP; this comes from the coding sequence ATGGGCAAGGAACCAGCGAAACGAGAGCTCAAGCAGGAACGCTCCGCGCGCACCCGCGTGGACATCCTCGAAGCGGCCATCACCCTGTTCGCCAAGCGTGGCTTCCTCGCCACCACCATGGCCGACCTCGCCCGCGCCATCCACATGACGCCCGGCGCCCTGTACTGGCACTTCCCCGCCAAGGAAGACCTGCTCCTCGCCGCCATCGACGAGCTCCACCAACGCTACGTCATCGCCTTCGGGGACCTCTTCTCCACCTACCGCGAGCTCCCCGCCCGCGAGCAGTTGCTGGCCTTCACCCGCCGCACCCACGACTTCCTCGGACAACATCGCGAGTGCGGCATCTTCTTCGGCATGCTCGCCGCCGAGGCCGCCGACTCGAACGAGCGGGTGGCCGACGCCATCCGCGAGAAGCTCGCCCTGTACTCACACATCCTGAGCGGCATCCTCCGCCACGGCCAGAAGACCGGTGAGTTCCGCCGCGACTTCGACCCGGTGATTGCCGCCCAGGGCATCTACGGTGGCTACATGGGCGCGCTCATGTTCCAGAATCTCTTCCGCTCCACCCTGGACTACGACCCGATGGCCGCCGTGCTCGACGGCCTGCTGACCTCCGGCGCCCTCGCACGCAAGGACCCCTGA